A stretch of DNA from Desulfovibrio psychrotolerans:
CAAGTCCTGCGTTGGGGTCAGAGCGGATGATGATGGTGCCTTCACCAATGGTGGCGCGGTTGATCTGGCGGCGGTCTTTGGGGAAAGTGATATTTAAAAATAAATAAAAGACGATCGTGGCGATCGATATTCATACGTTAAAGCGCTCGCTGATAATTGCATGCTACTACACTGCACAATTATAATTCACGTTCATATTTATCGATCAATTTTTCAATATCCTCATCAAGATCAAGCCACCAATTGGGCTTACTCACTCTTTCTGGAATAGAATCTGTCCTAATATCAAAATTTTCGCCACACTCTTTTTCTATTATCTGGTAATATACATCCCTCACTGACCTTGGAAGCTTCTCTCCACACCACGGACAATACAAAATGCCTTGCCTTGCATTAGTTCCCCTGAGCTTTATGTAGTATTCACGAAAAATTTCGTCATATGATAAATTAATTCTGACATCTTTCACAAACATATCCATCAAACTACAACAAACCTTTGAATTGCCCATAACTATTTACCCCTTGTTCTATTAGGCACAGCTGGCTTTGTCATTTTACCAGACCGGACTTTCGGCCGGAGCGAGCTTCTGCGGACGCCCCTCACTCATCAGCGGAGAACCATCCAAAACCCCGCCCTGATCCGGCGTAACATGCGCTGTGCCAGAGCCGCCACCCTGATCGGGGGTTACCAGCGGGCCAGAGCCAACGCCTCCCGCACCAGCAGCATAGCCCCCGGTGCTCGTGCCGGTAAGTGTCGGCTGCGTGTTGTCATGGTTTGGGGTTTGCGGCACGCTATGGCCTTCCGCAAATCATGGGGCCAGGAGATATTGCCTGAACAAGACAACACTCTTTCAGGCGCATGCGGTAGAAGCAACCTTGGCTTCCACGTACCCTTAG
This window harbors:
- a CDS encoding DUF6980 family protein translates to MKDVRINLSYDEIFREYYIKLRGTNARQGILYCPWCGEKLPRSVRDVYYQIIEKECGENFDIRTDSIPERVSKPNWWLDLDEDIEKLIDKYEREL